The Mesoplasma tabanidae sequence TTATTTTCTAATTCTATTGATAATCCAATAATTGGTTTTATATTTTGTTCTAAAGCTTTCTTGAAAAATTCAGCTACCCCAAACATTGTTTTATTTTCACAATAAAACAAATATTCAAATTTTTCTTTTTTTGCAAAAGAAATATAATCATTAATTTTAATCAATGATTCTTGAAAATTATATACGCTACGCACATTTATTAGGGGTATAAAATTTGGCATTAATCCTCCTTATTAGTTTCTTCTGTAAAACTTCCTTTATGAAAAACAAATTTTTGAATTTTATTTTCCATTGTATAATCTAATAATTCATTTCATAAAATAGCATTTTCTTGATTTTCTGCCATTCATCTTTTTGGCTTTGTAACAGGTTGTTTTGGAACAAAAAGTGAGCACGCATCATCAAATGGTAAAATTGATGTTTCATATGATTCAATGAATTTTGATATTATTATTATTTCTTCTTTGTCATAAGTAAGTACTGGTCTTAAAATTGGCAAATCGCTTATTGAATTAATTACATCAATACTTTGAATTGTTTGAGAAGCAACTTGACCTAAACTTTCACCAGTTATTAAAGCTTCATGGCCATTTGCTTTAGCTATTAAATTGGCTATGCGCATAAACATTCTTCTCATGATTGTAATTTTGTAACTTTCTTCAGGTATGTGCTGTAATTCTTGTAATAAAGTTGAAAAATCACACACATATAAATTAAACTTTTTCGAATTATATTTTGAAACAATTTTTGCTAACTGAAAGACTTTCTCTAATGCTTCAGGAGAAGTATGTGGTGGTGTCATAAAGTGAATAAAATCGACATGCATACCTCTCTTCATTGTTAAAAATGAAGCAACTGGAGAGTCAATCCCCCCGCTTAACAAAGATAGTGCCTTACCGCTTACTCCAACAGGTAATCCTTTTAATCCTTCAATTCTTTTTGAAAAGATTTGAGTGCCATCTTTTTTTATAAGTACTTCAATTTTTAAATCTGGGTTATGCACGTCAACAACAAGATTATCAACAGCTCTTAAAACCATTGGTGCTAATGCTAATTTTAGCTCTGCGCTTGTCACTGGAAAACTTTTATCTTTTCTTGTTATTTCCAACTTAAATCTTTTATTTACTGAATTTTTAGCAATTTCAATGACCTTTTCAGCAATCTTGTCTAAGTTTTTTTCGCATTTTTCAATGACTGAAAGTGAATATATACCAAAAACTGTTTTTAATTCTTCTAAAACTTCATCAAGAATTTCATTTTCCACATCAATAACTAAAGAATTATTATCTTTAATAAATTTAACTTTTGATTGATCAATTTTTTTTAGTTTAAATTTTATATTATCTAAAAGTTTACTAATAAACATATGTTTATTGTTTCCCTTTAAAGTCAATTCACCATATCTTACTAATATACTTTTCATTTTTACCTAATTTCTATTTTAACTAACTGCTATATTTTGAGAGCTTAGTCTACTTAATATTGTTACATTATCTTTTAAACACTCTGTATAATTTTCTTGCTTTAATTTTTCTAAAGATTTTGCAATGCTTTTATCAATTGACTCAATTCCACCGAAACGATTTAAATATGATAAACTCACTTCTGCCAATTTTGCAAGATATATAGTTGATGCCATATCATTTTTTAAAATTGCAAAACTAACTATTTTTCCATCTAAGTATTCAATCATTTCATCAAATACTGATCGGACTAAAAAAGTCTCAGGATAATTTTTTAGATTTTTTTCTGATTTTTCTAATATTCTAAAACCTATGTTTATTTTTTCTTGAAAAGTTTTCAAAACTGATATGTTTGAATTTTTAGCAATCATGACTTCCATAACAGCTAAAACTTTTTTTAAACTCATATTTCTAGATTGAATTTCATTAATTATTTCTTCCTTAGATGTTAATTCAGCTCTAATTAATCTTAAATTTTCAAATGATAAAAATATCTTTGAAATTATATCCATTAGATTTAGCCCTTGCTTTGTGTAGTGAAGTTTTTGAACAGAGTTTTGACTTAATTCAAATTCTTTTAGCAAGTTAGTATATCTTTCTTGTTGCTCTTTAATTGTTTGCTCAACTGATAAAATTCTTGATCTAATAGCGTTTAAATTGCTGCTTGTTCCAAACTTTTTATTCAAGCTTCTAATATCTTTAAGAGCAACTATTTCATTAGAAACAGATGAAAAAGCATTTTTAATAACTTTTTGACTATTTTCAATAAACTGTTTAATTGAAGTTTCATATTTCATATTAAGTTCAAATATACGTATTTGAGATAAAAGTCTTTCCGAATTTTCATATGCTTTTTCGATGTTGATAGAGTAAATTTCTCTTTTAATAGTTTTTACTGAATTAGCATAAAAGTCAGAAATTGAATTAAACTGCGAAATCTTATTACTTTTCTGAACTTCATTACCTGTTGTACTTTGAAAAATAGAATTACGAATTTCTTCTAATTTATTTTTTAATTGTTGATCAACTAAATAGACTATTTTTTCAGTATGATCTAATATTAATATTAATTTTGAAATAATTTCATAGGCATCTTTCAAATTTGAGATAGCTTCATTATACTTTGCATTTTTTATATCAACACTAGCTGATTCAATGTATAAATTTAAATTGTTAAAAAAGTTTCCATTTAAAGTGTTTGGACTTCAAACATCATTTGAAATTCCATTTCCTGTTTTAATTAATGTCTTGATATTATTTGTTTCATGAACAACATTGATATATCAATCTCTTGCTATCTTTTGCATTTCTAAAATTTGTTCAATATTGTTAACTACATTTGCTGTATCTGTTTGCAAAATATCAGCTTTATAAAAAATTCTTTTAGCTTTTAAATAATTACTAATAGTTGGTTTTGGTCTATAACTGTTTTCATTAAACATTTGAGTAGTTTCAGTTGTCAAAGTTACAAATCTTTCTGCATAAATATTGTAATAATTTCTTAACATTATTAAAAAAGTACTTTCTAAATTTTTATTGTCTTTATTTTTAATATATATTCTGTAAATAATAATAATTTTTTTAAGTAAAGGAGATGAGTCAACATATGAAAGTTTTTTAGAACTTTCATATGTATATTCAACAGTTTTTTTGTAAAGGACTAAAGTTACAAGAGTACATATTAGTCCTAATATTGAAATCACTACTAATCCAATACCAACCATAAAAAGTGCTGTTGGTTTACTTGATAAAGTTGACATTAAATTCATGAAATCACCACTTTTCTACTATATATAATTATAACAAATATATTTAACACATTTGTTGTTGAAAGTAATGTACTTTATATATATAATATTAAAGTTATTGTTTATATTCTGCGGATGAATATTTATTAAAAACTGTTTACATATTAGTTATAAAAGTAACTCTTGGCAGTAAGAGCGAATCAGTAAACTGATTAGTAAAGAATTCATTAAAGACTATTTTTAATAACGCTATTTTTAAAAAGGAGATTAAGTATGTCAAGATATACAGGATCAACATTTAAAAAAGCAAGAAGATATGGTTTCTCAATTCTTGAGAATGGTAAAGAATTTAGCAAAGGTAAAAAAAGAGTAACAACTCCGGGTCAACATGGTAAAGACAAAGCTCGTTTAAAAATGAGCGGATATGGTGCTCAATTACAAGAAAAACAAAAAGTTAAATTTATGTATGGAATGACTGAAAGACAATTTAGAAATACATTTGCTAGAGCTAAAAAAGTTCATGGTGGAATTTTAGGGACAAACTTCCTAGTATTATTAGAATCAAGATTAGATAATATTGTTTACCGTCTTGGATTCGCAATGACTAGACAAGCTGCTCGTCAATTAGTAAACCACGGTCACATTTTAGTAAATGGTAAAAAATT is a genomic window containing:
- the rpsD gene encoding 30S ribosomal protein S4 gives rise to the protein MSRYTGSTFKKARRYGFSILENGKEFSKGKKRVTTPGQHGKDKARLKMSGYGAQLQEKQKVKFMYGMTERQFRNTFARAKKVHGGILGTNFLVLLESRLDNIVYRLGFAMTRQAARQLVNHGHILVNGKKLDIPSYQVKPGDSIEVKEAMKKNDKIAEALQNNESTVEFVKVDKANLKGQFVRLPERQELNVEINDALIVEWYNRLIK
- the thiI gene encoding tRNA uracil 4-sulfurtransferase ThiI, which codes for MKSILVRYGELTLKGNNKHMFISKLLDNIKFKLKKIDQSKVKFIKDNNSLVIDVENEILDEVLEELKTVFGIYSLSVIEKCEKNLDKIAEKVIEIAKNSVNKRFKLEITRKDKSFPVTSAELKLALAPMVLRAVDNLVVDVHNPDLKIEVLIKKDGTQIFSKRIEGLKGLPVGVSGKALSLLSGGIDSPVASFLTMKRGMHVDFIHFMTPPHTSPEALEKVFQLAKIVSKYNSKKFNLYVCDFSTLLQELQHIPEESYKITIMRRMFMRIANLIAKANGHEALITGESLGQVASQTIQSIDVINSISDLPILRPVLTYDKEEIIIISKFIESYETSILPFDDACSLFVPKQPVTKPKRWMAENQENAILWNELLDYTMENKIQKFVFHKGSFTEETNKED